Genomic window (Drosophila ananassae strain 14024-0371.13 chromosome 3L, ASM1763931v2, whole genome shotgun sequence):
ATGGGATGCAAGTAGACTTCCTTGAATGGAAGCTTGCCGAGCAGCTTCTGACCGAAGAACACCATGCGAGCCACCCAGAAGAATAGAATGTCGTGTCCCGTTTCCAGCAGCGACGTGGGGTAGAATGTCTCCAGGTCCTTGGTCTTGTCCGGCCAGCCGAACACGGAGAAGGGGAAGATGCCGGAGCTGAACCACGTGTCTAGCACGTCCTCGTCCTGCTTTAGGATGATCTTGCTGGCCTCCACTCCAAACCGTTCTGATGCCTTGGCTAGCGCCTCCTCCTCGCTCCTCGCCACAATCCAGTACTGCTCGTCATCGGCCTGGAAGAGATTGGGAGTTAATTTTAGATTATAAGGTTAAGTGGACATGGAATATAGAATCAACTATACCACTCCTTCGAGAGCAGGCTGGCAAATTACAGAAACATATATTATCTATCTGTGGAGGCCACACCCCAAGCTAGATGTACGTACCGATCCTGTTTGAATGGAGGGATCGCTGAAGCTGACATGGTAGGCAGGAATGCGGTGTCCCCACCACAGCTGCCTGGAAACGCACCAGTCCCGAATGCCGTCCATCCAGTGGTACCACGTTTTCGTGTGGTGCTCTGGAACGATCTTCAATGCCCCGGAACGCACTGCCTCGGTGGCAGAGGCGGCCATATCCGAGCAATTGACATACCACTGGGGCTTGATGAGTGGCTCCACAACATCCTTCGAGCGACTGCAAATGGGTACGACCATGGGGTTGTTCAAAGTCTCGCGGTAGAGCCCCAGCTCCTTGAGCTTGATCAGAATCTGTTTGCGGCACTCAAACCGCTTCATGCCCGTGAACTCGCCGTAGTCGCCGATGATGAAGCCGTCGTCGTTGAAGATTGTGATGAAGGGTAGGTTGCAACGCTTGCCCACCTCGTAGTCATTGGGATCGTGAGCCGGGGTGATCTTCACGGCACCTGTGCCAAAGGCAATGTCCACAAACTCGTCGCACACAATCGGCAACCGCCTAGTCGAGAACGGATGAACGACGAACTTGCCATGCAAGTGTTTGTAGCGCTCATCCTGCGGATGCACTGCCACTGCCGTGTCGCCGAGCATTGTCTCAATACGAGTAGTGGCCACGACCACCTCCTCGTCGCTGCCCTCCACCTTATAGGCGAACTTGACCAGAACGCCAAACTCTACTTTCTCATCATAGCCGGGAATGGACAGGAAGGTGCGTCCGGGGATCTCCACTTTGTCGACTTCGATGTCTGAGATCGCCGACCGGAGCGTGCAGGACCAGTTGACCAATCTAGAGCTGCGGTAAATGCTGCCCTCTTCGTGCAAGCGGACAAAGGCTTCTGTGACGGCGCGGCACAGCTTCGGGTCCATGGTGAAGGCCACCCGCGTCCAGTCGTACGATGATCCCAGGCTCTTGAGCTGTTCATAGATGCGACCGCCCTTTTCCCTTCGCCAATCCCAGATGCGTTCAATGAACTTCTCACGGCCGAGATCGTGACGCGACAACTTCTCGTCACGCCACAAGAGTTTCTCCACCACCACCTGGGTGGCAATGCCGGCGTGATCACATCCGGGAACCCACAGGGTGGTGCGCCCCTTCATGCGGTGGTAGCGCGTGATGGCGTCCTCAATGGCGTTCGTGAGGGCGTGTCCCAAATGCAAGGATCCCGTCACATTCGGCGGAGGAATGATCATCACGAAGTTTCCGTTGGGGTTGGGGGCATCGATTGATGGTCGCTGGAAGACTCTGGTTAGGATGTTTCTTTAAAGTGCTCTTTCCACAACTTACACCATACTCTGGGGTGAAGAAACCCTCCTTCTCCCACCAGCTGTACCATTGGGCCTCCACGTAGCGCGGACTGTAGGCATCGGGAAGGGGGCCACTCAGGTCCTTCTTTTCTCCGGGAGCAGTTTCGGCTGTGTACACGGCAGCCTCCTTGACCTCCTTGGTGCGCTTCTAAAAGATGAAGTGGAGAAGCAGAGCGTGGCATTAACTTTCACCAATAACAATGGAAGCAATTACATCCATTCACTTGGCCACATAACCTCGTTTTGACTGCCGAGGAGGAGAGAGAGCTGTGTTCCCTCTACAAGTACTTACCTCTGGCTTCTCCTTCTTTTCACCTGCGGCAGGGGCAGCAGCCGCCTTCTTGTCCAGCTTAGCCTGGAGCTTGGCTAACTTCTCCGCCTTCAGGCGCTCCTTCTCCAACTGCTTGGCAGTCTTGGGAGGCTCGCCGGCTCCCTCGGGAGCACTAGCTTCATTCCGctgctctggctctggcaTCTCGCAGGGGTTTGTTCAAGTTCTGGCTGGTGCAACAATCAATCAACTGATGAAACTCCCAGATGTTGATTACTCACATGCAGTCGGACTGAAGTTGGGGTAAAACGTGTGCACTTTTGGGACAGGGTTGCCAGGCTACGGCAGATaagttaaatattcaaattacATATGTGATTAtagtaattaatttatatattatattatatatacttttgTTGTTATCCAAAGATAagacttaattttttaaatacgtTTTTAAGCTTTGCAGTAAGCTTCTTAACTCTTTGTTGTTGGCAACTCAAAATACCTATACGATATATCGATAGTTTTGCGTAGCAAGTGTGCCATGAGCTGGTCACACCTGTCGTTAGATTGTTTTTGCATCAGAGTATAATTTTTGCGAAAAAGTGCTCCAAAAACGAATGTAAATTGTGCTTTGAGCTTACAAAACGACAATTCAATAAGGAAACCCTACTGCCATCGTAAGAGAACAGACGTCATACCGCGCGGTGCCTAATTTGAGGGCCCGTGCCAATGTAAACTCTTCGCGAGTGCCTGTACAGCAGAGGAGCGTCTGATAAGCAGACCCCCAAAGACCCTTGCCGTGTCCAAGCCAAGAATGGCTCCATAGCTGTGTGAACAACCATTGTCGAGCGTTCGCCATTCTCCCCACCACATTTAAAACAAAAGCGTAACACCAGCGCACCCAGACATGTTCACCCTGCAGCTAATCTTTTGTAAATAAACTGCGTCCACGTCTATTGTGAACGGGCACATTTTCTCGGTCACGTACGCCGCCGAGTTCCTCGTATCTAATATCTAATATTGGTGCGGGTGGCTGCCGATTCGCACCAGCATAGGTGATCCTAGCATCTAAGCGGGTCACCAGGTACCAGCCTCCAGCTTTGAACCACCGCACCACCGTTTGGACCGTCAACGGGTAAGTTTTCGGCCAATAGGGCGACTCGCTGCAGCGAAAAACTTTTGTAAAATCGATTTTTCACTGCGCGAGACCTCCCTGCCACCCACTTTGTTACTGGCCGGGGCTAGAATTAATTGCATTAACTTGTAAAACAAGCAAGGGCCGCCGCGTCctttgtttttgaaatatatgaGCGTTCTAACAATTAGTTCTGATTGGAAAATTGCCATTATGATCCAGGGTGAGGGCTGTTTTTGGGTTTAATTGTGTTTTTCTTTCAATAATAGTGGCTGCTTTTCTGGGAAACTATTGGGCTGGGTTGGACTTTAATGAGTCATTTTTATGGAAACTGGTAGCTTTTACcaaataaactattttttatttgaaatttaagTGATAGAAGACTCTTATTGGGGTTTTTAGAAGAGATTGTTGGGAAGTTGCTTTATTTTTAGGTCTGGAACTTTTAAGAGAGCTCTGGGGTTCCCCTTTTTCAGATATTTTAGTCAAATTGCGTTGGAAACTCAAGTAGTTACTAGTTTCTAGTGCAGATACTCACTTTTCTATGCTATGTTTTTGAAGAGCGAGAGAAAGAAAGTCATTCAGGCTCTACATATTCTCTATAGAAGTTATAATCTATAATAAAAGGATCTACCATCCTACAAGAAAGAATCATATCTCTTATAAACCCAAGGAATTCAGAACTCTATCCAAAAAGACATCACTTCTTGAATGCCTTGCTTAGAAACCTCTAATGTAGGCAACACTTTGGGAATAGCTTTTAAAGGCAAACCTAGATGGTATATCCACATATCTAAATAAAGTGCAGCTTGCTGAACAGAAATACCCAAAAGAAAGGGGTTCATTGATTTGAAAACTCAAACCGTGCTCTTGTTTCCACGACAGCTGCGACTGTAGAGCCCCTCCTCCAGCCCTACAGCCAGGGCATAATGACTTCGTCTAACCAAACAAAGGTAAACAAATGTTTGAGAAGCCTTTGACGCGCCCTCGATCCTCGCTCCTGCGACAGGACATCAGAAATCAACTCCTTCCAGTGGAAGCAACTGACCTGCGACAAAGAGAACATCTGCCGTTTCGTCTGAGTTCTTCTGAGTTTCTACCTGCCCGGCCGACTAGCCAAGGAGCCCAGGAGCAGGGTTCAATGCACGCCTGCGCAAATACCGCTGCCAGACTTCTTCAGCTGCTCTTGGttctaaaaaaatatgaaacttAGCTGGAAAGTTGTGATTTGCGGCGACAATTGGCAGCAGCGACACTTCCTTCTTGAGGCGGCAAGGAGCGGAAGTCTCGAATGTTGTAACAGTTACGGCAGCCCCTTTCTCTGGCTTCTTTCAGCAACTTGTAAATAATCGTCCTAGCCCTACAAGCATACCGGTTTTTAAAGCCTACCAGGAGTagaagcaggagcaggaggaggaccaGTCCCAGGCCCCTCTTCCTGTACTGTCGTTGCAAGACAACCGCTACGGGCTGTGGTGTCCGGTTACAGCTGGGAAGAATTcagttttttgttggttttttggaAAGCCTGTCGCTGTATTTTATGCTGGTTTTTCTGggcccaggaccaggaccaggccAAGGTATCTTGGG
Coding sequences:
- the LOC6494804 gene encoding valine--tRNA ligase isoform X1 → MPEPEQRNEASAPEGAGEPPKTAKQLEKERLKAEKLAKLQAKLDKKAAAAPAAGEKKEKPEKRTKEVKEAAVYTAETAPGEKKDLSGPLPDAYSPRYVEAQWYSWWEKEGFFTPEYGRPSIDAPNPNGNFVMIIPPPNVTGSLHLGHALTNAIEDAITRYHRMKGRTTLWVPGCDHAGIATQVVVEKLLWRDEKLSRHDLGREKFIERIWDWRREKGGRIYEQLKSLGSSYDWTRVAFTMDPKLCRAVTEAFVRLHEEGSIYRSSRLVNWSCTLRSAISDIEVDKVEIPGRTFLSIPGYDEKVEFGVLVKFAYKVEGSDEEVVVATTRIETMLGDTAVAVHPQDERYKHLHGKFVVHPFSTRRLPIVCDEFVDIAFGTGAVKITPAHDPNDYEVGKRCNLPFITIFNDDGFIIGDYGEFTGMKRFECRKQILIKLKELGLYRETLNNPMVVPICSRSKDVVEPLIKPQWYVNCSDMAASATEAVRSGALKIVPEHHTKTWYHWMDGIRDWCVSRQLWWGHRIPAYHVSFSDPSIQTGSPALEGVADDEQYWIVARSEEEALAKASERFGVEASKIILKQDEDVLDTWFSSGIFPFSVFGWPDKTKDLETFYPTSLLETGHDILFFWVARMVFFGQKLLGKLPFKEVYLHPMVRDAHGRKMSKSLGNVIDPMDVIRGITLEGLHAQLVGSNLDPREIEKAKAGQKQDYPQGIPECGSDALRFALCAYITQARDINLDINRVQGYRFFCNKLWNATKFALLYFNGTEKFDTELAASEVVNQMDAWILSRLSAAIEACNQGFETYDFAAATSACYAFWLYDLCDVYLECLKPIFQSGSEQQQAAARRTLYVCLDYGLRLLSPFMPFITEELYQRLPRAKPAPSICVASYPSNVSWRSSKVESDVEFVQKAARIIRSARSDYNLPNKTKTEAYVVCTDPAPNEILKRYADDLATISYCSKVVFDGEAPAGCAILTVTGQCEVHLLLKGLVEADKEIAKLQKKRDQLVQTVGKLTQASQAADYATKVPAEVQAANETKLSESQAEIERIAAAIETLKLM
- the LOC6494804 gene encoding valine--tRNA ligase isoform X2; this encodes MPEPEQRNEASAPEGAGEPPKTAKQLEKERLKAEKLAKLQAKLDKKAAAAPAAGEKKEKPEKRTKEVKEAAVYTAETAPGEKKDLSGPLPDAYSPRYVEAQWYSWWEKEGFFTPEYGRPSIDAPNPNGNFVMIIPPPNVTGSLHLGHALTNAIEDAITRYHRMKGRTTLWVPGCDHAGIATQVVVEKLLWRDEKLSRHDLGREKFIERIWDWRREKGGRIYEQLKSLGSSYDWTRVAFTMDPKLCRAVTEAFVRLHEEGSIYRSSRLVNWSCTLRSAISDIEVDKVEIPGRTFLSIPGYDEKVEFGVLVKFAYKVEGSDEEVVVATTRIETMLGDTAVAVHPQDERYKHLHGKFVVHPFSTRRLPIVCDEFVDIAFGTGAVKITPAHDPNDYEVGKRCNLPFITIFNDDGFIIGDYGEFTGMKRFECRKQILIKLKELGLYRETLNNPMVVPICSRSKDVVEPLIKPQWYVNCSDMAASATEAVRSGALKIVPEHHTKTWYHWMDGIRDWCVSRQLWWGHRIPAYHVSFSDPSIQTGSADDEQYWIVARSEEEALAKASERFGVEASKIILKQDEDVLDTWFSSGIFPFSVFGWPDKTKDLETFYPTSLLETGHDILFFWVARMVFFGQKLLGKLPFKEVYLHPMVRDAHGRKMSKSLGNVIDPMDVIRGITLEGLHAQLVGSNLDPREIEKAKAGQKQDYPQGIPECGSDALRFALCAYITQARDINLDINRVQGYRFFCNKLWNATKFALLYFNGTEKFDTELAASEVVNQMDAWILSRLSAAIEACNQGFETYDFAAATSACYAFWLYDLCDVYLECLKPIFQSGSEQQQAAARRTLYVCLDYGLRLLSPFMPFITEELYQRLPRAKPAPSICVASYPSNVSWRSSKVESDVEFVQKAARIIRSARSDYNLPNKTKTEAYVVCTDPAPNEILKRYADDLATISYCSKVVFDGEAPAGCAILTVTGQCEVHLLLKGLVEADKEIAKLQKKRDQLVQTVGKLTQASQAADYATKVPAEVQAANETKLSESQAEIERIAAAIETLKLM